The following proteins come from a genomic window of Candidatus Hinthialibacter antarcticus:
- a CDS encoding type II toxin-antitoxin system VapC family toxin, producing MIILDTNVISELMREKPHENVKAWVAAHKPTDLSLTTITVAEIQRGLARLPKGKRRSALERSFSAFINEAFRGRIYSFDEEAAFIYGSIAAKREKEGFNTDAVDLMIAAIVKAQNASIATRNTKDFDGCGIKVINPWKPE from the coding sequence ATGATTATTCTTGATACAAATGTGATTTCGGAACTCATGCGCGAAAAGCCGCATGAAAATGTGAAAGCATGGGTCGCGGCGCACAAACCAACGGATTTGTCATTAACCACGATAACCGTTGCGGAAATTCAAAGAGGGCTGGCGCGTCTCCCCAAAGGCAAGCGTCGTAGCGCACTCGAGCGCAGCTTTTCGGCTTTTATCAATGAAGCGTTTCGCGGGCGTATTTATTCATTTGATGAAGAAGCCGCTTTTATTTATGGAAGCATCGCGGCAAAGCGCGAGAAAGAAGGATTCAATACTGATGCCGTAGACTTAATGATCGCCGCAATCGTTAAAGCGCAAAACGCATCCATCGCAACGAGAAATACGAAGGACTTTGACGGCTGCGGCATTAAAGTCATTAACCCCTGGAAGCCGGAGTAA